One Anaerohalosphaeraceae bacterium genomic window, AAGCAGACCCGGCCTGTCCGGTTCTCCCAGATGCATCTCAAAGGTATCCGCTTTCAGAACCCGTATAGCATCAATCAGAAACTGCGGGTTGAATCCGATGTCAATGGACGGCCCGTCGTACTCCACCGGCATTTCAATCTGAGCATCGCCCGTCTCCGGGGCCCGGCTGGAAAAGAGCATCCGTCCTTTCTGAAGCGACAGCTTGATTCCCTTGCTGTCCTCGCTGGACAGAAGGGCGGCTCGTTTGACGGCACTCAGGGCCGAAAAGGTATTCAAAACGACTTTCTTTTCGTAATCTTTCGGGATAATGTCCTCGTACTTGGGGAAATTGCCTTCCACCAGGGTTGAACTGAGCGTAACGTTTCCGCAGGCGGCGGCGATGCGGTTCTCGGTAAACGTAATCGACACAACCGCCTGAGCATCCCCAGGAAGACGTTCCAGAAGCCCCATCGTCTTGGACGGAACAATCACCTTGCCCTCCGGAGACTTTGCCGCCTTCGGAAGCGTCAAAGTGCAGCGGGCCAGACGCCGTCCGTCTGTAGCGACCAGATTCAGTTTTTTCCCGTTGATTTCCCACAAGACCCCGTTCAGGGCATACCTGGTGCTCTCTTTGGCAGCGGCAAAAAGGGTCTGCTGAATGGCCTCTTTCAGGGGCTCCAGCGGCACTTCCAATTCGCCTTTGCCGGAAAACTCCGGCACCGAAGGATACTGCCGGCTGTCGTGTCCGTAAATCGTGTATTTGCTGTCCGCCGTCGTAATATGAACGGTCGATTCAGACTCATCCAAAACAAGAGTTTCATCCGCTGTTTCCCGCACGATGCCGCTGAGTTTTTCCAGCGGAACGACCGCATCGCCTTCTTCCTGAATTTCCGCCTGGGCTACCTGGCAGAGAATCCCTACCTCCAAATCCGTGGCGGAAAGTATCACGTTGTTTTTCTCGGTACGAAGCCGGACACATTGCAGAATCGGCTTGGGAGTACTGCGCGGAATGACTGTGCCCGCCAGGGTCAGTGCTTCCTGAAAAGCCAGACGATTCAGATTCAGTTTCATCGATTTCCCCTGAAAAAACCCTTCGTTTATCCGTTTGCCTATTCCGGATAATGTACCGCAAAGGAAGGGTTTTGCAACTGGATTTTAGAAGGAAGTTGCCGGTTTGGTAAGCAGAACAATGAAGGCTTTTCCCGTGTCTTTCTATGAGAGAATCTTCTTATCATTCTTTTGTCATATCACTTGTTAAAACTTTATCATTTTCCGCTCTATTATGTTCTAACATATTATTTCAAAATATTTTAGGGAAAATTTATCT contains:
- the dnaN gene encoding DNA polymerase III subunit beta, giving the protein MKLNLNRLAFQEALTLAGTVIPRSTPKPILQCVRLRTEKNNVILSATDLEVGILCQVAQAEIQEEGDAVVPLEKLSGIVRETADETLVLDESESTVHITTADSKYTIYGHDSRQYPSVPEFSGKGELEVPLEPLKEAIQQTLFAAAKESTRYALNGVLWEINGKKLNLVATDGRRLARCTLTLPKAAKSPEGKVIVPSKTMGLLERLPGDAQAVVSITFTENRIAAACGNVTLSSTLVEGNFPKYEDIIPKDYEKKVVLNTFSALSAVKRAALLSSEDSKGIKLSLQKGRMLFSSRAPETGDAQIEMPVEYDGPSIDIGFNPQFLIDAIRVLKADTFEMHLGEPDRPGLLKCGPGFLYIVMPVNL